The following proteins are encoded in a genomic region of Paenibacillus sp. FSL H3-0469:
- the ftsY gene encoding signal recognition particle-docking protein FtsY encodes MSFFKKLKDSISGKTESVTKQFRDGLEKTRKGFVEKVSDLIIRRKKIDEEFYEELEEILIGADVGVNTVMNLVEELRAEVKQKRIEDAAELQPILSRKLMELLRGDDDNSLNENPDGITVILFVGVNGVGKTTTIGKLAHRYKQEGKKVLLAAGDTFRAGAIEQLEVWGKRAGVDVIKQQSGSDPAAVMYDAVQAAKQRSVDVLICDTAGRLQNKSNLMEELNKIFRVIQREIPSAPHEVLMVLDATTGQNALTQAKLFGEKSGVTGLVLTKLDGTAKGGIVVAIRQEMNLPVKLVGLGEKMEDLQPFDSDQFVHALFAGMISEEEADSGE; translated from the coding sequence ATGAGTTTTTTCAAAAAACTGAAAGACAGCATCTCCGGCAAAACGGAAAGCGTAACGAAACAGTTCCGCGACGGTCTGGAGAAAACACGCAAGGGCTTCGTTGAGAAGGTCTCTGATCTGATTATCCGCCGCAAAAAGATAGATGAAGAGTTCTACGAGGAGCTGGAAGAGATTCTGATCGGCGCTGACGTAGGCGTAAATACGGTCATGAATCTGGTGGAGGAGCTGCGTGCCGAAGTGAAGCAGAAGCGGATCGAGGACGCGGCGGAGCTTCAGCCGATTCTCTCCCGCAAGCTGATGGAGCTGCTGCGCGGCGATGACGACAACAGTCTGAACGAGAATCCGGACGGCATTACCGTGATCCTGTTCGTTGGCGTGAACGGAGTCGGGAAGACGACGACCATCGGCAAGCTGGCGCACCGCTACAAGCAGGAAGGCAAGAAGGTTCTGCTGGCGGCTGGCGACACCTTCCGTGCCGGAGCTATTGAACAGCTTGAGGTGTGGGGCAAGCGTGCCGGAGTGGATGTTATCAAGCAGCAGTCGGGCTCGGACCCGGCTGCCGTGATGTATGATGCGGTTCAGGCTGCCAAGCAGCGCAGTGTGGATGTGCTGATCTGCGATACGGCAGGCCGGCTGCAGAACAAGAGCAATCTGATGGAAGAGCTGAACAAGATCTTCCGTGTCATCCAGCGGGAGATTCCAAGCGCCCCGCATGAGGTGCTGATGGTACTGGATGCGACCACCGGGCAGAATGCGCTAACTCAGGCTAAGCTGTTCGGAGAGAAGAGCGGCGTGACCGGTCTCGTATTGACGAAGCTCGACGGTACGGCGAAGGGCGGGATCGTGGTAGCGATCCGCCAGGAAATGAACCTGCCGGTGAAACTGGTCGGCCTTGGCGAGAAAATGGAAGATCTTCAGCCGTTCGACTCCGACCAGTTCGTGCACGCCCTGTTCGCAGGCATGATCTCGGAAGAAGAAGCTGACTCCGGGGAATAA